A portion of the Camelus dromedarius isolate mCamDro1 chromosome 35, mCamDro1.pat, whole genome shotgun sequence genome contains these proteins:
- the LANCL2 gene encoding lanC-like protein 2 isoform X3, whose amino-acid sequence MEEGLKTADPHDCSAYTGWTGIALLYLQLYRVTCDQTYLLRSLDYVKRTLRNLNGRRVTFLCGDAGPLAVGAVVYHKLKSDCESQECITKLLQLQRSIVCRESDLPDELLYGRAGYLYALLYVNSEVGPGAVCESAIKEVVDAIIESGKSLSREEKKAERCPLLYQWHRKQYVGAAHGMAGIYYMLMQPAAKVDQEILTEMVKPSIDYMRHKRFRSGNYPSSLSNETDRLVHWCHGAPGVIHMLMQAYKVFKEEKYLKDAMECSDVIWQRGLLRKGYGICHGAAGNGYSFLSLYHLTQDKKYLYRACKFAEWCLEYGAHGCRIPDRPYSLFEGMAGAIHFLSDILVPETSWFPAFELGSSQGDAKMQKDY is encoded by the exons GCATAGCCCTCCTGTACCTGCAGCTGTACCGGGTCACGTGTGACCAGACCTACCTGCTCCGGTCGCTGGACTACGTGAAGCGAACGCTTCGGAACCTGAACGGCCGGAGGGTGACTTTCCTCTGCGGAGATGCCGGGCCCCTTGCCGTCGGGGCTGTGGTTTACCATAAACTCAAAAGCGACTGCGAGTCCCAGGAGTGCATCACAAA ACTCTTACAGCTCCAGAGGAGCATCGTCTGCCGGGAATCGGACCTTCCCGACGAGCTGCTGTATGGCCGGGCCGGTTATCTGTACGCCTTGCTCTATGTGAACTCGGAGGTGGGCCCCGGCGCCGTGTGCGAGTCGGCTATCAAAGAG GTGGTCGATGCTATAATCGAGTCGGGCAAGTCCTTGTCGCGGGAGGAGAAGAAGGCTGAGCGCTGCCCGCTGCTGTATCAGTGGCACAGGAAACAGTACGTGGGCGCGGCCCACGGCATGGCCGGCATCTACTACATGTTAATGCAG ccAGCAGCAAAAGTGGACCAAGAAATCTTGACCGAGATGGTGAAACCCAGCATTGATTACATGCGCCACAAGAGATTTCGATCTGGGAATTACCCGTCATCGCTGAGCAATGAGACAGACCGGCTGGTGCACTGGTGCCACGGGGCGCCGGGTGTCATCCACATGCTCATGCAGGCGTACAAG GTGTTCAAGGAAGAGAAGTACCTGAAGGACGCCATGGAGTGCAGCGACGTGATCTGGCAGCGGGGCTTGCTGCGGAAGGGCTACGGGATCTGCCACGGGGCCGCCGGCAACGGCTACTCCTTCCTGTCCCTGTACCACCTCACGCAGGACAAGAAGTACCTCTACCGCGCCTGCAAG TTCGCAGAGTGGTGTCTCGAGTACGGAGCACACGGGTGCCGCATTCCCGACAGGCCCTACTCTCTCTTTGAAG GCATGGCCGGCGCCATTCACTTTCTGTCCGACATCCTGGTCCCCGAGACGTCATGGTTCCCGGCGTTTGAACTCGGCTCTTCACAGGGGGATGCAAAGATGCAGAAAGACTACTGA